The nucleotide sequence CACTTTTATCCAACAGGACCCAAAATGACCTAATACGATCTCTTGGAACACAAGTGAGGAATGTCATTCTGAAAGAGATTAATGAGGCCAAGATATTTTCAATTCTTCTGGATGAAACTACAGATGTGTCACACTCAGAGCAAGTTTCCTTTGTGGTCCGGTTTGTCCATGACATGCAAATAAAGGAGCGTTTCATCCAAGTGTGTCATGTTATATCAACAATTGGCCAAGACTTGGAGGAAGTGGTAATGGCCCTTCTTTTAGAAAATGGGTTAAATGCTGAAAATATCCGGGGTCAAGGCTACAATGGTGCAGCCAACATGAGTGCTAGTTACAAGGGGCTGCAGGCTAGAATTcagaagcaaaatgaaaaaGCACTCTTTGTGCACTGCAACGCACACTGTTCAAACTTAGTGTTAGTGGAGACTGCGAAATCAAGCCCTCATTTTGTgcgttttttttaatttggtaGAGTGGCTTTAAACTTTCCTGTCTTCTTCTAGCAAGCGTCATGCTGCATTCATAGAAATGCAAAAGTTGTTGTATGCTGGAGAGAAAACCTGGGAATTAAAACAGCTGAGTGACACACGCTGGGCCTGTCGAGAAAATGCCTTAAAAGCACCTTGAATTAAATGCAGCTgttgaaaaaaaatctcagacaGCAatctcaaaaataaaaataaattttgagTTTATGCTTTGTTTGGAGGTGGCCACCCCAGTGTTTCAGGAGACTGCTGTTGCATCAGCTGCTCTTCAGTGTAAAGATGTGGATCTAACAGTGTCATACACACTGGTGGAAGGAGTGCTAAAAAGGCTTCAAGAACTTAGGACAGAAAGTGAATTCAAGGTTGTCTTTGAAAAAGCAGTGGAACGGGCTGAGGCTGCTGGAATTGAGTTTCCTGACAAAATACCTGGCGAGTCAACACCCAGAAAAATACCTGCAAGGTATAAGTACAGTTCCAAGTCAACAGGAGAAGACCATCACCCTGAGAATTTGGAGGAGTTCTACCGAGCAAGATTGTACTACACATTTTTGGATACCATTACTCAACAGATGCTCAGACGATTCAAAGGAAAGGATAATAGTTCAACTGGCATTATCCTCAAAGGCTTACACAGTCTGACAATAGCATCCAAATGGTCAAAAGAAGTAGAAACTGGTGATGCTGAACTTGTCAGAACAGTTAGAAAGTTCTACGGGATTGAGGAAGAAAAGGTCTTCACAGAACTTAGTGTTTCATGCATCCTATTCCTTACCAAAAGTAATGTGCAGGAAATGCTAAAGTGCCTAAAAGACAATGAGATTGAGTCTGTTTTCCCCTCTCTTTCTGAAATCCTAAAAATTTATGCAACATTACCTGTCTCCACTACAGTTGAGAGGTCATTTTCTAAGTTAAAACTTGTGAAATCCAGTCTTCGAAGTCTGTGTAATGAAGAGAGGCTCTCTGACATACTGCTACTCTCCATTGAGCGAGACATTCCAATTAATCGTGAGGAAGTcattcaaatatttaaaaagacagCAGAAAGACGAATACTGCTTTAAATACAAGTAATTTcatgaataattcattttaaaatctgtaCAAAAACCAATGTTTATTGgagtaataatttttttccccttttttgtCCTTCCGCCCCTGCCCTACAAGAGGTCTGTGCATGccactgatgttactgatgttataccAAATTACCCAATAGCtcaacttttattgttgataGTTGACCAGTCACCAAGTAAAACAATTTTTGCATCTTTTTAACatctttttaagttttttttaatgtaaagcatAATAAGATaactgcacaaatactgtaactgcccatcacacaccaaagcatttgttactaaatactgaaatattgactgtgctgaatttgaactttttttctCTGATTCTGTTTAACAggaagtttctgttaaagtaaTCTGCATGGTATAGGgtttttttatatgaaaatataaaattaaaatatgaaaaaaatcctCACAGGCAAACCTCTATCCTGCTATCCAAATCCTCTTCCCCTTGTGCACACTGGCATAATAATTTTAACTGACATCTGTATCATGTATCATACACTGAAAGTAGTATCCCCCCTGACATTACGTTATTGTTCAGTGTAAATGATGcgtgaattattttttaaagtggatctgatttgtttcagtagtgaattatttgtttattatttgttattaccATTTACTATGGCCTTTCTTTCCCCCCATGCACTGCCTACTACATCATTACATGAAGTCCAACCTACAGTATAATGGCATAGTCAATGTTTACACTCAACAAAACTATTTTTAAGGGGGAAAAATATTGCTGCTGCCCACGATTTACATCCAATTCAGTTCAAGTTAACCTTAACTTGCCAAGATATTTTGAGATATCTTGAGATAATCAGTAATACAAGAACTGTGTTCATATGTGCATAGTTTTGCAGCTCATTGTATTTATAATGTCCAGTGCTACTCCCCTACTGTTACAGCAGTCACATATTACCTCACCTGTCAGAGCCACTATTTAGACTGAGGTAAAGGTGCAGATCATTCACCAACATTTCTTACAGACCCTCCTGTTGTCAGAACAACACTGAACCACAGACACACCTGGTGAAGTCTCAGcattactctgttacactgtgtcaCTCACTGTGCTTCAGACACTGTATAAAATAGTTAATAAGTTCAGGTATAATTACCAGCTTCCACCTTCTGTATCCGTCTCTCTGAAAACAGACAatagtaaaatattaatattactagTCATTAGTCAGCTATAGATGCTTTGTGTCTACATTTTGCTTACCTGCATGCAATATTATTCTACAAAATAATGTAATCCACTAACTTGCATTCAGGGGAAGTATTTACCTTCTTACTGAGTCCTGTAGAAACACCCCCATAAAAGTGAAGCTATGTATTATTATCATTTGATGGCATCAAAATCATTTATTTGGCTGGCATGTGGGCTTCATACATAAAAATCTGTATCAGGCCAGAGCTCTATTAAAAATGCATACAAATGGACTGACCATTCAGTTCTGTGCTCTTGTAAGAATAGACACCATTAGTATACATTATGTAACTGGTTACAGTGAGCACAGTTTAAATGTAACACGTCTGCTTTTACAGTAAAATCCTTTCTACTGTAtgattgatttatttctgttttctttggGTGATATCTACAGCTCTGGAAAGAAATAAGAGatcactgcaaaataatcagtttcttatgtttttttcttacaggtgcatgtattggtgagatgaacaattttctttcattttttgtgaactttgtcctaaattcaaaatataactattgttatttagagtatatatttaaaggaaatgacaacacatcagaataacccaagatcatgcagtatctgcagagctttaataactcaaataaaacaaaatacaaataatttgtaaaccaattgtgttaatgctttggctaaataacattaagaaatcagtatttggtggaataaccccgatttgcatgcgttttggctccgtGCTCTCCACcggtttttcacattgctgttggggaactttataccactctttctgcaaaaaagcaaacagctcagctttgcttgatggtttgtgaccatccatcttcctcttgattacattccagaggttttcaatggggatcaaatctggagattgggcagtggtctcttatttttttccagagctgtatattgtttctaatgtttaatgtttggaTTTTAAAATTTGCTTCCTGCACTGTCCTAATACTGTTATATgcaaatgtatatttattacagtattatgAAGCACCATGTGTTCCTTCTACAGCTTTCTCCAAGTGTCAAGAATGTCTAGTTTGTAATAATTCATATATCTGATTTCTTAATCAGTCAActcattataataattaatcattGTTCTATATTCCATGTAAAGTCAAATTTGCATAGAAATTTCCAATATCATTCTAGACATTTTGACAGAAGCTTATCATGAATTTAATATAGCATGACTTTATAAAATATGTGTGCTATGCTTATGAATGGATTTAAAAGCACTATGCAGATTGCCTCCAAATAgccttttttattaaaattttttttttaataacataaaATTGAAACATCaaaactagatagatagatagatagatagatagatagatagatagatagatagatagatagatagatagatagatagatagatagatagatagatagatagatagatagatagatagatacttgaTTGATCCCAGAGAAAATACTAACACTACTTAAACAACTAAACTTTGTTGAAGcgtattttgattttattatacCCCTAAAACTTTTTTTGGGTTAAGAGTCTATTGGTGTGGTACATCCTGACTCTGTAAtattctcacactctcagtATTCTAGATACATCAAGTCTCCATGggcatctcctgtgcacagcccaCATTAGGTCATTTTAGTTGATTTTAGGTCTGGGCTCTGTCTAGGTCATTCAAAAATACTGATCTATTTTTAAACCATTTCTTTGCTGATTTTGATGTGTTCTTTGGGTCATTGTAATGCTGAAAGCTAAAATTCTTTTTTAACTTCATCTAGCACTTCTGGCTGAAGACAAGCAGCCCTTATTCTGCTGTCATTGGTATGGTGGTCTTTTAGTGATGTTCTTCTTTTGAGGGATTCTGTCAGCTGCTGTACCCCATAGCCAAGACATCTCTTCTCATTAAAACTTGTTAAGTCAAAACACCAGCTTTGAAATATAACATGAATCAGAAGATCTATCTAAGATATAAAGATACACTGGGctgtgtacagatacagacagctGTTTTGTATAATCTGAATTGTATTCCTAtggtattaataaataaagttgtTTAAATTTACCTTTCTTGTGACAAACAACTGCAGTTACTATCCATCCAACAGCAATAAGACATGCTGAGACTGAAATCCCGACAATCCACTTCCAAGCGTGAAAGACTTTACCTAAAATGAAATCACATTTaccacatcacaaatattttaaagaaaccATTCAATTAATTTATAGGTATAAACCATACTTTTACACAGAACAGTGTTGCAGTATTGCCAATAGataaaaattcaaaaataaCGAACAAGTTCAGATGTGTTCCTCAAACTCAtgtgttattattaattatctaTAACAATGTTTTATAATCATAGACACTTACTATTGATGATAACGTCTGTCTCcatcatgtgatgtttttgcTGAAGTCTGCAGTAAAACCTGTTGGAGTCGCTATTATCATAAACAGTGATGCGGCGTTTAACGCTGAAgccctcagtgtctctgtgtatctgtgtatcttcaGCAGGCACAGTGGCTCCTTCTCTGTCCAGCCACAGAACCTCAGGTTCAGGTTTCCAGCCTCTGGACTCACACACTAGATTAATCCCTCCTGAGTTATCATAACTCTCCATCCTGATCACTGGGTGGCTTCCCTGAGCTAcaatcaataaacaaaaaaaaaaaaaaaataagcttttaatgatacaaacaaacagcaataaacatcaattagaaaataaacatcaaaaTTATTACATCATAATGTAATCTTCCAAATAGAGGTTTATTaacactaaatactaaaaacaaGACAAGGCAAAAATGTGCTTTTGTAAAATTGCATTTTTATGCTGATCTTTTAGCATTTTATTAATCATAGAAGAACCATAACAATATTTGTtgtatattaaattatacatttgtttataatgatcaaCTATGGCATTCATTTTAGGCAAGTAATTTTtaggtaaacaaacaaattactgAAATACAAACACTTATTAACATTTATTGCCAATTTTTCTAGCTGATTCTTTGTGAAAAATCAATGTGCATGAAAGTTCTCTTGTAAAATCTGCAGGAACTGTGTGATGCAAACATCAATATAGTCGAGAATCCCATGGGAATGTTTTCAATATCTTGTGAAATCCATGACATAAAGAATTCTGACTGTTTGGAGAGAAGATGGCAGCCCTAGCCAGTATTTGTATCCTAATAAAGTCCTCAGTGAGTGTATGTCTTAGTGACTCCTGTGCTGTGAATCATTCAGTCAGAAAGTGAACTCCCACTTTAACGCCTGCTCAAATGCTACAGatttaaaaaggtttatttttgtatgcacaaacagattaataatgttaacagaaaaaaacattttatgtagtATAACTTTTACTGTATAAACATTCAGTGCAGAAATAGATCTTACCCTCAGTGATAATGACGTCCACAGTGATGTCATCGTACCAGGATTTGTCCTCAACAAGACACTTATATTTTCCTTCATCAGAGACTCGGAGAGCTGAGAGTTTGAGTGAAGCGTTGCCTTTCTGTAGCTCCTCTTTGAACAGTGATGTTCTTCCTCTATAGGACTGAGCCTGACCTTCATTTCTGTCTTTATGATCCTTATAGAGATGCACTAATGAGTCTTCTACATTTAGTTTGAACCACTCCACTGTCATGTCCACAGCACTGGTGTTGGGTTTGATAAAACATGGCAGAACCAGATCATTACCAGCGACAGCAACAAGAGGTTCTTCGGGACCAACCAACTGTAAACGCTCTgtattgtggggaaaaaataccAGAAAGATTgtctatatataatatttatatattaaaaaatctaatacttatgtattaaaaacatttaagggCACAATGAATGAATACAGGTCATTCACGGCCAACAATAAAGTTGAAAACGTTACTAGTCACACTTTTCTGGTGGGTGAATGCTGTTggtaatattcatttatttatataaacaacACAATTCACTTACCCTTAGCAAGCTAGATGAGTAATATGTGTTTTGGtgtcaaaataaaagttaaaaaaggaGAAGCTATTATGTATGAATAAACCTGGCATTGTGCATGTTTCAGCTTCTTTATGACAACAAAGCATTTACACATGATACTTGTATTACCACTTCAGAAATGGGAAGTAGGATAACTATATACTACTTGAAGGCAGCTTTATATCATGTGTCCTTTTGAAACGTTTCTGTTTTCTTATAAACAGTGTATGCTGTGTTTTCAGCTTATTGCAGTGTTTCTGATGTTTTATCAGATTGCAGCGTGTTTTTACATGCAGTCGATGTGTGCAGTATGCGGAAGAATATGCAGCTGCTGTTTCTGAGCCTGTGTGCTTCCGGTTTAATGTATCCGTTTTATGCATTTCCAGTATTTTGTCAACTGGTGGCCATGATTATTTTCACAAAGaggaatttatatttatacatagaCATTTTTTAAGTTACCCTGAGTCACTCCAGAAATCAGTTTTCTCAAAAACAGATTTTATAACTTCACTAAACATACGACACGGAGGGCACAAAAATCAGCttataatttacacacacagttttcataCCTGATCGAGATTCGATAAAGTTGAAAAGAATCAGagtcacacaccaaagcataaACCCTGAAAGACAGTTTATCAACAATGCTTCAGTCTTTTTCACAAGATAAATAATACTTTACGAATTACACTAGGTGAAGAATTTAACCTAGATCACACATCATTTATACCAAAAACTCAAAATACTCACTCATTTTTCGGTTTATATTTTTCTTAGTAAGACGACGGTAAAAGCTTCTTTGTCTaagtcacactttcactttcattttGTAACACGTGATACCTTATCTTTACTCACACTTGTTTTTTTCTACAGAAGCTTCCTCTTTGCAGTCTCTTTGCGATAACTAACTGTTCTGTACATTGAATTGgtctaaatgtatttttttttatttgaaaaataattacaaccCTTCCTTCGCAAAAGCCTCCAGTCAATAGACAGGAGATTAGAAGGCTTCCTAGCCCTGACCCGGATCTTAATTCTTCATtgggttcaggtcagggctctgaCTTGGCCACTCCAGTACATTTATGTTGTTGTCCCTGAACCATTGCTTGACCACTCACGCCGTGTGCTTCgggtcattatcctgctggTAGGTCCAATTCTCTGACAGGTCGAGCTTGTATGCTGACACCaccggggtttttttttaatcaagaatCTTGACATAGTCCTCCTTTTTCATGATACCATCTATCTTAACAAGGTTACCTATACCACTGGCAGAGAAGCATCCCTATAGCATGATGTGACCACCGCCATGCTTGACTGATGGGATGGTATTTTTAGGATTGAAGGCTTCTCCTTTCTTACGCCAAACATATGCAACATCCATATGTCCTAAGAGTTCCAGtttagtctcatctgaccagaggATGGATGACCAGAAGAAACCCCTTGTAAAGGCCAAGTGTGCATCCCAGTGTCTCTGGGTAAGGAGTGGTGCCTTTCTGGGGCGATGTCCATGGAGATCACCTCGATGCAGAATTAGCTGAACGGTGGATCTTGATAGCGTCTATTAGAACTTTGGTGGTGATACTGGGGTTAGTTGTTTGCATCGTGGCAGATCTTTCTAGAGACTCTAGAGGATACTATGCACTTCCTGCCACGCCCATCCAGGTTTTTGACAGTGTTGAACATCTTGAACTTCTTCATGATACTCTGTACGGTTGATACAGGGACATCCAGTTCTTTCAAAATTGCCTTGTAGCCTTTGCCTCCACTATGGGCATTGACAACACGCATACGAAGATCATGACTGAGTTCTTTCTTCTTGGCCATGGTGACAGTGACTGAGAATAATGAAAGCTTTGCCCCCTTCATTATACTTTACAGAGCAGGTTTTACCATTTAACATTATAAGGCCTTAATTGATTACAGATAAATTGATTATACTCACTGGAGTGTGAAACTACATGCACTTTTACAATAGAAGGAATTTTTTTCTGAGATTGGGAATAGGGTATGATTAATTTTGAACAGGCTGAAAAGAGAATCTCTGGCCATATCTATTGGTATATGAATGAAGTTTAGTAACACATATGTGAGGTTGTGCGTAGCAACTAATATATATTGAATACAATGGAAGTTTCACCAAAGTagtttttataaatgaaaaaaaaaagtattgattTCTCCaaggggtatgaataattttgacAACAACTGTAAATATACATCTGTACCACAACAATAGGATATAAATGTTGTTAAGATCATGAACCTAAAGAACTTTACCTTACACTGATGAAtacaaaataatgaaattaacacACATTGAGCATGAACAAGATACTCAGCAAAGCAACAGGggaaaacctgtgccaaatcaaatatatttCGATCAGacgatccactgtggtgaccccaaacagggagcagtcGAAAGACAATGTGATCATATTAAATTCTGCAGTAAAGTTCAGTGTAAACTGTATCCTGAActtgatattttatttgtaatgaaaAAGTTTCACAATAATAATCTCAAAAAGCAGACTGCAGGATTACaggtattaatattaaatttaaagCAAGTTAAAAGGGAATGTGTATTTGTACATTTAATCCAATAAATGAAAACCTTTCTTGTTATTCTTACCATTTAATTGAGAATTAAATTTATGAGGTGAAATTCATTCAAACTTAAATACAGGAGAAATGATCAGTGGTGCTGACTTTTTAACTCCATCATTATTAAAAAGACTGAAGTATGGATAGAGTATCTCAGTGAATGACTGATTGATAGTAGATATGAGATCTGGACTTCACATCATAAAAGGAGACCAGACCctcctcataatccacaaacacccccaccacctccaccttctctctgtaTAAGAAAGACCGAGGGACCAGCACAAGCCTTAAACTGATTCTCATTCCACAGATAAACAGACCAAAGTCCATCCTCAGGGCTCAGTGTAACTGACCCCTTCCCTCTAATGGACTCTTTGGCTACTCCTAAATCCTACTTAGTTTTCCCTTAAACCTGTACCTCATAATAAAATCTCCCCAAGTAAAAACACTGCTTTCCAAGAACACAGAAACTTGTATTAAACCTCTGTGGTGTATCAGGGAGATTCTTTTGTGTCTCTCCACATGTCACTTGTTTTCCATCAGCAGACAGGATGAGATATGGATTTGCtgtatcaggatccagagtcacatccactgagagaaacacacagtgtgtgatatgagtatGCAGGtgagaaatattaaattatCCAATGGATCGTATTCATTAGGATTTATGAAATGATTCATagcatattaaataattaaacatttttaaaattaatcttTGCAAAAATGAAAACGTATACAGTTTATGGTAAAAGCTTATCAAAGAAGAGAAATATATAGCAATTTCCTTCTGAAACCTTAGagatatatttgtgtttgtaaattCTGTTTTTCAGAAAATACATAGAGTCACAAAACATAAGAGAAAAAACCCTGAATGTGTCTACTGATTAATATCTGGTATGTTTTAGGTTTTGGAAGAGAACATGTGACTCCAAAGATGATAATAGAGACACTGCAGGTTTTAAAAAAGTCTTTtctaattgatttattttcctatgaaaggtaaatgtttttctttttactctaGCCAGGAAAGTTGCAAAGTTttaacactaaataaataaacgatttaataaaagttaatcaaaatatacatatttctgTTATCATTGACATGAGAGAGGAACCCAGCACTCCCAGTTTCTTTTGATTCATGTCTTGTCTCTGCTTCTattaaaattcaaattcaatcTTATTAGGTCATTGATAAACAACTAGCCTGCATTAAAAGTAAGCAATTTCATAACCAGGTCCAACTGTGAATTAAGTATTTAGTATTTGTAACACTTTAAATAGAATATTGTAGAAATAATTTTGCGTTTAACAATCAGTGCTGTAGCTGTCAAGAACCAAAGTAAACATAAAAGATATTTTATCATATGGATTGCAATGTCTCCTGGTAAATTACACTTTTATGCCTTTCACTGATTCTAACCACACCACTGAGGACATCTTAGTGCTGTGATTAGACAGGAGATGCAGAACTACTGCAATGCAGTGATGCCAGAAAAATGCAATACAACAAAAAATTATGTTCAATTCTGGTGTGAAGTcagtggtaataataataataaaaaaacacctatgtttatttttcacacataATGTCCTAAAGTcacaaatgtaaaacaaatatatgtatttatatttctgaTACTGTTCCTCAGTACAACATCCGCCGTGTCATTGCCGGGCTGCTTCATAAACGAATCCACATCCTCCTACAGAACAAGAGAACAGCAGTCTTTCAGCAAACTTTCTGGATGTGGGCTTTGTcccaaataatataaataatcttTCTAATAAGTACAACACTGACAACTGACATCCAATTTTATtcaatttcaaattcaaattttatttgtcacatacatatactgtacatacacagtacaacatgcagtgaaatgttttttcacgactgtccggTATGTGAACATATATGAAAAAGTATTAagaaagagatccataaaaataaagataaaaataaaactagattatcttaaaagtatgaaaatagaaaataaagtaaaataaaatataatatagataaataaaaataaaataaaatatgaaaatataggtgtaaataagaatataatataaataaaaaaataaaatatgaaaataggtgtaagaatatgaaaatataggtgcaagtagatcaatcatatatatatatatacatacactaacaaagtggtatacacacatatatacacataaatgcagacatgaacgTGAtgggatgtatgtgtatatggcatatattgaggtgatccagtgatccagtgtttatcattatatttgagacacagcccacTGCAATTCATAacagtggttaaagctctggactactgatcaggaGGTACTGTGGTACCTGGTACTGTCAAGCTTGCACTGTTGGATAGAACACCATCTTCAAACTACGACTGAAAACCTGACTCAACAAGTCCCTTGACTTGCGTGTTGCTTTCATGCTCTACTGTCTCCTCTCTAAGAGTAGGCACTGAAATATAAGGACTAGCATTTGAATATAGTTATAGTAATTGAAAACACTgagcacaaaataaaaaaaattatactctTTCACActaaaatttcattttaaacacatcCTGTCTATTGACTATTAGGAATTAGACTTTCACTTTTTCAACTTCCATCATTTTTAAGCTCTCATCATATCACACATTTCAGCCCAGATCTGCAgagcagtaaaacactaaagAGAAAATAACCCAGAAAACAGTTTAAAGGTTATAAATGATAGTTTATATGAAAGCTAGGCTGAGTTTTCAGTAGCGACCACAAAGTTGCCTTAAAAGGACACGGGGGAACTTCAGCTACTGAACCGTGTTAGCACAAC is from Hemibagrus wyckioides isolate EC202008001 linkage group LG07, SWU_Hwy_1.0, whole genome shotgun sequence and encodes:
- the LOC131355598 gene encoding butyrophilin subfamily 1 member A1-like isoform X3 → MRFMLWCVTLILFNFIESRSERLQLVGPEEPLVAVAGNDLVLPCFIKPNTSAVDMTVEWFKLNVEDSLVHLYKDHKDRNEGQAQSYRGRTSLFKEELQKGNASLKLSALRVSDEGKYKCLVEDKSWYDDITVDVIITEAQGSHPVIRMESYDNSGGINLVCESRGWKPEPEVLWLDREGATVPAEDTQIHRDTEGFSVKRRITVYDNSDSNRFYCRLQQKHHMMETDVIINSKVFHAWKWIVGISVSACLIAVGWIVTAVVCHKKERRIQKVEAEQQRLSVEYALLKKKQYAVDVTLDPDTAHPKLILSADGKQVTHGDAWQNLPDTPQRFNKSPCVLGKQSFSSGRFYYEVQVREKTKWTLGVVRENINRKRWWITERPQNGFWTVFLRNENQYEALASPPVPLTLREKVEVVGVFVDYEEGLVSFYDVKSRSHIYSFTGQSFTENLYPFFSPCYNDGGKNSAPLIISPVFNTE
- the LOC131355598 gene encoding butyrophilin subfamily 1 member A1-like isoform X4 → MRFMLWCVTLILFNFIESRSERLQLVGPEEPLVAVAGNDLVLPCFIKPNTSAVDMTVEWFKLNVEDSLVHLYKDHKDRNEGQAQSYRGRTSLFKEELQKGNASLKLSALRVSDEGKYKCLVEDKSWYDDITVDVIITEAQGSHPVIRMESYDNSGGINLVCESRGWKPEPEVLWLDREGATVPAEDTQIHRDTEGFSVKRRITVYDNSDSNRFYCRLQQKHHMMETDVIINSKVFHAWKWIVGISVSACLIAVGWIVTAVVCHKKERRIQKVEAEQQRLSVEYALLKKKQYAVDVTLDPDTAHPELILSADGKQVTHGDTPQDLPDTPQRFNDFLCVLGKQSFSSGRFYYEVQVRGKTNWILGVVRENIDRKRWITKNPQNGFWTVDLRNENQYKALAGPSVPLTLRKKVEVVGVFVDYEEGLVSFYDVKSRSHIYSFTGQSFTEKLYPFFSPWYNYGGMNSAPLIISPVFNTE
- the LOC131355598 gene encoding butyrophilin subfamily 1 member A1-like isoform X2 → MRFMLWCVTLILFNFIESRSERLQLVGPEEPLVAVAGNDLVLPCFIKPNTSAVDMTVEWFKLNVEDSLVHLYKDHKDRNEGQAQSYRGRTSLFKEELQKGNASLKLSALRVSDEGKYKCLVEDKSWYDDITVDVIITEAQGSHPVIRMESYDNSGGINLVCESRGWKPEPEVLWLDREGATVPAEDTQIHRDTEGFSVKRRITVYDNSDSNRFYCRLQQKHHMMETDVIINSKVFHAWKWIVGISVSACLIAVGWIVTAVVCHKKERRIQKVEAEQQRLSVEYALLKKKQYAVDVTLDPDTAHPKLILSADGKQVTHGDAWQNLPDTPQRFNKSPCVLGKQSFSSGRFYYEVQVREKTKWTLGVVRENINRKRWWITERPQNGFWTVFLRNENQYEALASPPVPLTLREKVEVVGVFVDYEEGLVSFYDVKSRSHIYSFTGQSFTENLYPFFSPCYNDGGKNSAPLIISPVFNTE
- the LOC131355598 gene encoding butyrophilin subfamily 1 member A1-like isoform X5, with protein sequence MLWCVTLILFNFIESRSERLQLVGPEEPLVAVAGNDLVLPCFIKPNTSAVDMTVEWFKLNVEDSLVHLYKDHKDRNEGQAQSYRGRTSLFKEELQKGNASLKLSALRVSDEGKYKCLVEDKSWYDDITVDVIITEAQGSHPVIRMESYDNSGGINLVCESRGWKPEPEVLWLDREGATVPAEDTQIHRDTEGFSVKRRITVYDNSDSNRFYCRLQQKHHMMETDVIINSKVFHAWKWIVGISVSACLIAVGWIVTAVVCHKKERRIQKVEAEQQRLSVEYALLKKKQYAVDVTLDPDTAHPKLILSADGKQVTHGDAWQNLPDTPQRFNKSPCVLGKQSFSSGRFYYEVQVREKTKWTLGVVRENINRKRWWITERPQNGFWTVFLRNENQYEALASPPVPLTLREKVEVVGVFVDYEEGLVSFYDVKSRSHIYSFTGQSFTENLYPFFSPCYNDGGKNSAPLIISPVFNTE